A window from Streptomyces sp. NBC_00335 encodes these proteins:
- a CDS encoding MAB_1171c family putative transporter, translating into MTDGLILYVPGFVIVLALVIKAPTLRRGWDQPLMRAVCTLLVVGSLAMFLSGPPTIAAVNRLTGIVNFSAPLVYSTLTAFSASCIVLILHWGGGPTPGVRRATRITVVAYGAVVVTIVFLFAKGDAPVERLRDLDTYYANTPWMREMIALYLAAHTVGSTALTLLCWKWLRRVDPALRALRTGLALLMSGMVMDVGYLVAKWAAVGARWSGRDWDGLSTHLAPPLASAAALLVGIGFIVPLVGGSTAWQELSQYRRLRPLWKALHGFAASSVMTVPMTWWSPVGIRLIHRESVIDDGLLALASWFDPAVRSEAYEAALAQGRCERGAALVADAAVLAAACRRRAAAGRAEPGPGSGPAEPCRLGGQPLTELAREFHTSTIVAEARRRATAAV; encoded by the coding sequence ATGACGGACGGTCTCATCCTCTACGTTCCGGGGTTCGTGATCGTCCTGGCCCTGGTCATCAAGGCTCCTACGCTGCGCCGTGGCTGGGACCAGCCGCTGATGCGTGCCGTGTGCACACTGCTCGTGGTCGGTTCCCTCGCCATGTTCCTGTCCGGTCCGCCGACGATCGCCGCGGTCAACCGCCTCACCGGCATCGTCAACTTCTCCGCCCCCCTGGTCTACAGCACGCTCACCGCGTTCTCGGCGTCGTGCATCGTGCTGATCCTGCACTGGGGCGGCGGCCCGACGCCGGGGGTCCGCCGGGCCACCCGGATCACGGTGGTCGCGTACGGCGCCGTCGTCGTGACGATCGTCTTCCTGTTCGCGAAGGGGGACGCGCCGGTCGAGCGGCTGCGCGACCTGGACACGTACTACGCCAACACCCCGTGGATGCGCGAGATGATCGCCCTCTACCTGGCCGCGCACACCGTCGGCAGCACGGCGCTGACCCTGCTGTGCTGGAAGTGGCTGCGGCGGGTGGACCCGGCGCTGCGGGCGCTGCGCACCGGGCTGGCGCTGCTCATGTCCGGCATGGTGATGGACGTGGGCTATCTCGTCGCGAAGTGGGCGGCGGTCGGCGCACGCTGGTCCGGCCGGGACTGGGACGGACTGTCCACCCACCTGGCGCCGCCGCTCGCCTCCGCGGCGGCGTTGCTGGTCGGAATCGGGTTCATCGTGCCCCTGGTCGGCGGATCGACGGCCTGGCAGGAGCTCAGCCAGTACCGCCGGCTGCGTCCGCTGTGGAAGGCCCTGCACGGGTTCGCCGCGTCCAGTGTGATGACGGTGCCGATGACCTGGTGGTCCCCCGTCGGGATCCGGCTGATCCACCGAGAATCGGTGATCGACGACGGGCTGCTGGCGCTCGCCTCCTGGTTCGACCCCGCCGTCCGGAGCGAGGCCTACGAGGCCGCGCTGGCCCAGGGACGGTGCGAGCGGGGCGCCGCCCTGGTGGCGGACGCGGCCGTACTCGCGGCCGCGTGCCGGCGCCGTGCCGCCGCCGGCCGGGCGGAGCCGGGCCCCGGGTCCGGTCCCGCCGAGCCCTGCCGGCTCGGCGGCCAGCCGCTGACGGAGCTGGCGCGGGAGTTCCACACCTCGACCATCGTGGCGGAGGCCCGCCGCCGGGCCACGGCCGCCGTCTGA
- a CDS encoding NAD(P)/FAD-dependent oxidoreductase — MTQSSPHRHAVVIGGSMAGLLAAAVLAEHARVTIIDADTLPELPEPRRGLPQARHVHVMWSGGARAIEDLLPGIVEDWTAAGAIRRSLPTDLVTKTARGWIPRYGEKQFNVSCSRDLLDSVVRARVIALDGVTTLQRGRVRSLEGTARRITGVRVDTPEEEGRLITADLVVDASGRGSRARAWLQELGVDGVRQAEVDSGLVYATRIFEAPAGAHELGFPIVNVQSDPRVPVPGQTATIVPIENGQWQATLSGTRGGQPTGDPDEFIPFAKGIRDPIVGELLEGRKPLTDVAVTRGTANRRVFFEKAELPGGFFAVGDSVATFNPLYGQGMTVAAKGVLAVRALLRAKSPAHPAIGMEAQRALAPQVATAWELATAQDILYPGATATEPRAGAGLLNSYVSRLMTGATTRQELTAAFLEVSTMSSPPTHWVKPSVIWQVLRASDRDALDAPPLTAAERAVAGLGQEADPVEAR; from the coding sequence ATGACCCAGTCCTCCCCGCACCGCCACGCCGTCGTCATCGGGGGCAGCATGGCAGGCCTCTTGGCGGCCGCCGTCCTCGCCGAGCACGCGAGGGTCACCATCATCGACGCCGACACCCTGCCCGAGCTCCCGGAGCCCCGGCGGGGACTGCCGCAGGCCCGCCACGTCCACGTCATGTGGTCGGGCGGCGCCCGCGCCATCGAGGACCTGCTGCCGGGCATCGTGGAGGACTGGACGGCGGCGGGTGCGATCCGCCGCAGCCTGCCCACCGACCTGGTCACCAAGACCGCCCGGGGCTGGATCCCGCGGTACGGGGAGAAGCAGTTCAACGTCTCGTGCAGCCGCGATCTCCTCGACTCCGTGGTCCGCGCCCGGGTGATCGCCCTGGACGGGGTCACCACCCTCCAGCGCGGCCGGGTCCGCTCCCTGGAGGGCACCGCGAGGCGGATCACCGGCGTCCGTGTCGACACCCCGGAGGAGGAGGGCCGGCTGATCACCGCCGACCTCGTGGTCGACGCGAGCGGCCGCGGCTCCCGGGCCCGCGCCTGGCTCCAGGAGCTCGGCGTGGACGGCGTCCGGCAGGCGGAGGTCGACTCCGGCCTGGTCTACGCGACCAGGATCTTCGAGGCCCCCGCCGGAGCCCACGAGCTGGGCTTCCCCATCGTCAACGTGCAGTCCGACCCCCGGGTCCCGGTCCCCGGTCAGACCGCGACGATCGTCCCCATCGAGAACGGCCAGTGGCAGGCCACCCTCTCCGGGACCCGGGGCGGCCAGCCCACCGGCGACCCCGACGAGTTCATCCCGTTCGCCAAGGGCATCCGCGACCCGATCGTCGGCGAGCTCCTGGAGGGCAGGAAGCCGCTGACCGACGTCGCCGTCACCCGGGGCACCGCCAATCGCCGGGTCTTCTTCGAGAAGGCCGAGCTCCCCGGCGGCTTCTTCGCCGTCGGCGACTCGGTCGCCACCTTCAACCCCCTCTACGGCCAGGGCATGACGGTCGCGGCCAAGGGTGTGCTGGCCGTCCGCGCCCTGCTGCGCGCCAAGAGCCCGGCCCACCCCGCCATCGGAATGGAGGCGCAGCGCGCCCTCGCCCCGCAGGTGGCCACCGCCTGGGAGCTCGCCACCGCGCAGGACATCCTGTACCCGGGCGCCACCGCAACGGAGCCGCGCGCCGGCGCCGGCCTGCTCAACTCCTACGTCTCGCGGCTGATGACCGGGGCCACCACCCGGCAGGAGCTGACCGCCGCCTTCCTGGAGGTCAGCACCATGAGCAGCCCGCCCACCCACTGGGTCAAGCCGTCGGTGATCTGGCAGGTCCTGCGCGCCTCGGACCGCGATGCGCTGGACGCCCCGCCGCTGACCGCCGCCGAGCGGGCCGTCGCGGGACTCGGCCAAGAGGCCGACCCCGTCGAAGCGCGCTAG